The nucleotide window GTCAGCCACAGCGTCCAGTAGTTATCCACCGCGGTGTCGTATCAACAATGGAGCGCTTCGTAGCCTTCTTAATCGAAGAATACAAAGGGGCATTCCCAACTTGGTTAGCACCAGTACAAGTGGAAATCATTCCTGTATCAAATGCGGTGCACTACGATTATGCAAAGCAAATCGAAGAACAATTAATGGCAGCAGGCATCCGTGTCGAAATGGATGACCGCGAAGAAAAGCTAGGCTACAAAATCCGCGAAGCCCAAATGAAAAAAATTCCGTACATGCTTGTGATCGGTGACAAGGAAGTCGAAGCTGGCGGCGTCAACGTTCGTCGCTACGGCTCAAAGGATTCGGAAACAGTTTCATTTGAGGAATTCTTGAATGGCCTGAAAGAAGAAGTGAAGAAATAATGGTGGAAACAGCTCCTATCAGGGGGCTGTTTTTTTATATTAATTAAAAATAAGTCCCTAAAATGCGGAATAAAAGCTGAGGATATTTATGATGAAAGTAACATGCAATTCATTTAGAATAAAGAATGTTTGAGCTAAATTTTAATCAAAGAGATGTTAAAAACGTTGATTGCAATAAAAGTAAAACTAACTCATTTTGAAAACATTTTTCAAAATGAGTTGGTTTTTTAGTATTGATTATTTTTGTAACCCATAACCTCTGTTTTTATATGAAGACATCATATCTTACTGAGTTTGAATTACTTTAATAAGAGAAATTTTTTGTGGTAAAATTTTCATGTAATAGATGCCGCTATGGCAAGGATAATTTAGGAGGTTAGGTTGATGAAAAAATCTTTGAAGGTAGGTATTTGTTTTAGTATTCTTTTTTTAACGATAATAATATCCTTTATCCTATTTAAGGATGATTCAAGAATAAAAGCTTTAGAAAATTTGAACAGTCCTAAAGTTGATGAGTTATATTACTTTGAAAAAATGCCAATTAAGTTTAAACGATATAAGATTGCTGAACCGATTAAAAATGGTAACGGCTTTATCATTCATGAAATGTGGGATAGGGGACCGGAAAATATACAAACTATAATTTTTTCCACATTTTTTAGTGATACTGAAGAAATAGATTTAAATGCTGATTTTATAAATGCGAAAGAAGTAAAAGAAGTAAAAGGAGTAAAAGGGTATTATACGATAGAAGAACCACAAAGCGATTCTAGTAATTTATTCATAGAAAAAGTCATTTTTGGTTTAGAAGGTGTGAAATATGAGATTACATTCATTCAAAATATTAAAAAAGGGGGAACAGACATACAGCCGTTTGGTAGTGAATATATTGTTAATATGATAGATGATTATTTAGTAAAAAAATAATAAAAGCTACATGCTTGTGATTGAAGATAAAGAAGTCGAAGCTGGCGGCGTCAACGTTCGTCGCTACGGCTCAAAGGATTCGGAAACAGTTTCATTTGAGGAATTCTTGAATGGCTTGAAGGATGAAGTGAAGAAATAATATGAAAACAGCTCCTATTAAGGGGCTGTTTTTTACATGCACTATGTTGTAATGTAAAGCTATAAAGGGGCAGTAAATATGGAGTTTAAACAAATAAAGCTTGAAGATATACCCGCAATGGCTGAGCTATTGATTGAAAGGCAAAGGGTTGAAAGTGAAGCATTTCCGTTTTTAAAAAATAATTGTTTACATGTGGAGTACATAACGAATTTATTCGAGAAATGGTTTAATCATCATAAAATGCTTGGGGTTGGGGCATCTATAAATCATGAATTAGTAGGCTACATCATTGGAGAAATCAAGCATGATACGACTAGAGGCAGACATGTATGGGTTCATTACGAGGGGGTAGCCATTCGACAAGGTGAGTCACCTGAGCTTATCAGGCAGCTATATGCAAAAGCTTCAGTGGCATGGGTAGCGCAAGGCTGCTTTACGCATTACACACTTATTCCACTTGGCAATCAGGCGTACTTCGATGCCTACCAACACTTAAGCTTTGCCATCCAGCAAGCACATGCAGTGATGGAGATGGCGGACTATCAGCCTTTTGACAACACAGCAGAGATGGATGTGCGATTCGCAAACAAAATGGACAGCGAAGCGCTAGGGCAAATGTCGAGCATTATTCAAGCATACCAAAATGCTGCACCAACGTTTGAGCCTGTCTTACCAGAAACTGCCGCAGAAATAAAAATCGGCTACAGCAGCGTATTGGAGGAAGAGGATGCCATCTGTCTTTTCGCTACAAAAGATAACAAAGAATTAGCATTTCAAGTATATTTCCCTGCCAACTCCAACTTGATGACACCTGATAATGGCATTGAATTAAGCATCGCAGGCACATATGATGTGCAAATGGGCAAAGGCGTTGGTAAAAGGCTAATGAATGAAAGCTATCGAATCATGCAAGAAAAGGGCTACCAGCATATGGTGACAGACTGGCGCATCACCAATCTTGCCTCTTCGACATTTTGGCCGAAATGCGGCTTTAAGCCAGTAGCTTATCGGATGGTGAGGCATATTGATAGTAATATTGCTTGGGGGAATAAATTAAACTACCACATTCAATAATATAAACATACTTTTAAAAAATCACCTCAAAATAACGTGAAGAGGTGATTTTTATTCAATTGTGCAAAAATTTATTGATGCCATTCCAATGTATAAACTTTGTTCTCCGCTTTATTATAGATTGCAATAAATGTATCGAATCCGTCATTTTTTGATTGGTGATAATAATAATAATTTGTTTCAATCTTTATTGGATTTTGATTAATCACTTCTAAAAAATCTGCTCTTTCATTAGAAAGATACATATTTTGGGTGTTTACAATAAATGTTGTAATGTAACTTTGCACTTGCTCTATATTATCATTTGTAATCACAGTAAATTGCTCTAGTGGTAATGCCTCTTTATATAATAAAGCTTTTATCCATTCCCCATCTCCATGAGAGGGCTCTTTCGTTGACCAAATATTTTGCACTTCTGCTGGTGTAGGAATAATTAATCCCCATTCAACCTCGTAATTCTCCACAAGCGTCAAGGATGTATCCGTTATCTTATGCTTTACATTACTAACTATATAAACAGTCACAACTATCAATAATATTAGAGAAAATAATAGTGTTTTTTTCATACGTATCTCCTTTTATAAAAATAACTACAAAAAATCAGCCAAACTCTCTTTGAATAATTATCGCATAACAACAATAAAAAGGTAGATTTAGTTAAAAAGAGGGTTTTTTTATACTACATCGAATATATGGAATACAAGCAATGCTACAAAATGTAATGGAGGGGAATCATTTGAAAGCATACGGAACATTTATTAAAAAAGGTGATTACTTATTTCGAACAGAGGCTTATCTCCAATTTGGAGATAAGGACAATATTTTAGGTACTGTCATTATGCTAAATCCCGGAGGTGCGAAATTAAAGGTACCTATTACCGAAGAAAATGTGGAGATTCACAATGAAATTAATATTGACCCTACAATGCAAGCACTTATTCAACTAATGAAAATGTTTTATAACAGTAATGAAATGCTACAAGGTCGTGTATACATATATAATTTATTTCCTTTGCAAAACACCAAAAACGAGGAAGCCATTAAGTTATTTGAAAAACTGTGGTATGAAAAAGAGCCTTTTATTACAGGGTTTCCTAAAGAACAAGAGGCTTTATTAACACATTTACAAAGCTCGCCATGGATATTAACTGGATGGGGCTGTAAAAGCTCAAAAATGCTAGATATAGTAAGAGAGCAATGGTGGCAGCTTATAAAGCAATCGAATACGCCGATTATTGGGAAGCGAGAGAAATCACATTTAGATTTTTACCATCCAAGATCACAACTAGTAACACAGCAAATTGAATATCGTAATGAATTAAAAGAGCAATATTCATTGTTAGTAGAAGACAAAGAAGCGAATACGAATAAACAGGAGCAACTGCTAACGATTATTTTAAATGGAAATCCCATTCAGGAAATGCCACAAATTAAATTGAAGCCGCAGGATAAAATTATTTCAAATGGCAACATCATTAGAGCAGATTATATTGATAAATTCAATGAAGGCATCGGTTTTTATTGTGAAGCACAACCATTACCTGTTGCCTACATAGAAAATTTCAAAACAACTGTATATATTGAATTTCAAAATAGTGGGGTTGATAAAATAGCATATATTGTTAAACATGATTATTGATGTTATTAGTAAGTAAAATTTAGTTTAGCTGAACAAGTATGTATTGCAACCAATAGGCGCTCATTCTGGGTCACTACCTGCATCTAAAATCCAAGAGCAGATAGGCGCGCAGCAAGATGATTGCTGAATTTGAGCTAGCGAAATTAGACGAATCGCAATGGTTGCAAGCCATTATGAGGCACTAGATAAAGCATGTACATCTAAAGACTGTGATGGTTTTATTCAATTGATTGCATTTGAAATAGAGGTTTTGTTGGATTTGTATTTATTTGTGATAAAGTGAATCTTACCATAATTATGAATGTTTTAATTGAAAAATTATT belongs to Lysinibacillus louembei and includes:
- a CDS encoding GNAT family N-acetyltransferase; translation: MEFKQIKLEDIPAMAELLIERQRVESEAFPFLKNNCLHVEYITNLFEKWFNHHKMLGVGASINHELVGYIIGEIKHDTTRGRHVWVHYEGVAIRQGESPELIRQLYAKASVAWVAQGCFTHYTLIPLGNQAYFDAYQHLSFAIQQAHAVMEMADYQPFDNTAEMDVRFANKMDSEALGQMSSIIQAYQNAAPTFEPVLPETAAEIKIGYSSVLEEEDAICLFATKDNKELAFQVYFPANSNLMTPDNGIELSIAGTYDVQMGKGVGKRLMNESYRIMQEKGYQHMVTDWRITNLASSTFWPKCGFKPVAYRMVRHIDSNIAWGNKLNYHIQ